The window ctttCGCTTTATCGCTGGCGGCGCAGAcgggggatgcggcggcggaggcggcagcgggtgACACGgacgcggcggctgcggcggcgggggacgaggcggcggtgtcGGCCGCGGCCACGACGAGCAGGCACCCCTCGGCGCGGGGACAGATGGAGGCggttgcgggcggcggcgcgggacgcagagacggaggcggcggcggcggccacgacgaGCAGCCGCCCCCTCGCGCGCGGAGTCGGacagaggcagcggcggcgggggacgcggaagcggcggcgcggcgggcgggatggacgaacggcggcggtagcggcgaACCACGCGAGCCCGCCCCCGCTGCTGGCCTCCTCCAGGAGCTCGCCGCTGCGCGACGCCTCCACGGCGAGCGCCGACACGAACCCCACCATCGCCAGCCGCCCGTTGatcggctccggcgccggcccgCTGAACGCCAGCACGTCCCACAGCcccgtgctcgccgccggcttcgccttgggcgccgccgccgcggggctcgGAGTCGGGGTCGGGGTCGACGATGTGGTCGTCTCCTCCTTCGTCGGCTCCACATCCGGCTGTAGATCGATCGAACGACGATGACGAAGTCGCCCCAAGTTAGCACACGAAGCAAATCACCAGAACACGCACAGTGAAACCAATCAAGAACGCTCAGCTAACCTCGGTTTGGGCCCTAACGACGAGCGCGACAgcacgccggcgaggcgggaaGCCAaccgcggcgcggccggcgccgacgacaccACGCCATGGCGCGCcaccagcggcggcagcggcgaaggagGAGCTCAGCGCCATGGTAGCAGCCGCCATTGTTGCTAATAACTCAAATTA of the Oryza sativa Japonica Group chromosome 2, ASM3414082v1 genome contains:
- the LOC9267140 gene encoding early light-induced protein 1, chloroplastic gives rise to the protein MAAATMALSSSFAAAAAGGAPWRGVVGAGRAAVGFPPRRRAVALVVRAQTEPDVEPTKEETTTSSTPTPTPSPAAAAPKAKPAASTGLWDVLAFSGPAPEPINGRLAMVGFVSALAVEASRSGELLEEASSGGGLAWFAATAAVRPSRPPRRRFRVPRRRCLCPTPRARGRLLVVAAAAASVSASRAAARNRLHLSPRRGVPARRGRGRHRRLVPRRRSRRVRVTRCRLRRRIPRLRRQR